The DNA sequence AGGTCAATGGAAAGAGATATCTTTTTGATGAGAATGGAGTAATGCTTACAGGATTCTTTGATGCAGAAGGTAATGCAGTAGAAGATGATAGTCCATTCAAAGCGGCAGTATACTACTTTGGTGATGATGGAGCAATGTTTACAGAACATTGGCTTTTATATTCACAGGTAGGAGAGAATCCGGGATATTCGGAGCTTGGACAAAGAAACTATAGTGAATATGACGAGATGTGGCTATACTTTGGAGCTAATGGTAGAAAGTATGTTGCAAAGACTACAGATCAATCAAAGCAAAGAGAAATAAATGGTAAAGCTTATTTGTTTGATGAGAATGGTGTAATGATACCACAACTCTCACTGACAAATGCAAATATAAGAGCAACAGCAAGCAATGCTAAGGTAAAATATGGTTCACTTGATACAGATGGCGAGCTAAAAGATGATTATTGGACATTTACGGTGCCAAATGAGGAGATGAGTCAGGAGGACTACGATACAGGGGAGCGTAGCTGGTTCAGAACCAGAAAAGATGGCAGTGTAATAAAGGATAGAATAGCTACAGTACTTGGAAGAAGATATGCCTTTGATGAGATAGGACGTATGCAGACAGGCTTTGTAGTTATGTTAGAAGATGGCAGCTTTGGTATCAGATTTGATGTAGATGAGTGGAGTAAGGAAGATTTCCTTGATGATGCTGCTACTACACCTATAGCTGCTATAGATAGAGGTAGCCTATATCTCTTTGGAACAGATGAGTTAAATGATGGTTCAATGATTACAGGAGAGGTTACAGTATCACTTAGAGATACAAACGCTGTATTTGGATTTAGAGATAATGGTAAGGCTATTGGAGCAAAGTGCACACTTGTAAAGAGTGATGGCAAGTTCTACTTCAACGGTTTGAGACTTGATGCAGATGCAGACCTTAAATATGGTATCGTAAAAGATACAAGAACAGGTCATGGCGAATATGTAGTAGTCGGAACTGATGGAAAAGTTGTAAAGGGCAACAAAATCTTAAGAGACGGAGAGGGCAACTGGATAATAGTTTCAAACTCAAAGTTCGTAGCAAGAGTTAGTGATGGTGATAGACCAAGAAAGAAGAATGGAAAATTCTATCACTATGATTCAACAGCTGAAAGGCATAATAGATGGGGAGCAGAAATCACATATGCTACAGATGGAGCATACAACTTAGATAGTGATTTCGTACTCTTTGACAGATAGTTAGAGGAGAGATATGAAGAAAAATAATTTAATGAGGAAGGTTAAACAATTAACAGCCGGTTTGTTAACATCCGCTATGGTGCTGACAGGGGCTCCGTTTGGAAATTTTGTGGCAAGGGCAGCGACAGAATTGCAGCCTAATACTGAATTAAGTACACAGGGTGCTGCTCCCAGGGGTGTAAGTGTAAATCCTAATAACAACAATTACACTTTTGGTTCATCAGCAACAACAGCATATGCTTTTGGAAAGGCAACTGCTTTATATACGTTTCCAATAAGTTACGGTGGAGGAGTAGTCGTTCCAACGAATTTACCTATACACGGAGGTACTAATAGTGGCTATGGTACAGCGGGAGGAGAGGATCCCTTTACTTTTAATATTGCCGCTATAACGGATGAGGCTTATAGATTGAACTGGAGTAGAGGATATTACTCAGATACAGCTTCTACAAAGGCGGAGGCAAAAGATACCGTAGAGTTTCCAACACTGAAATCAGCTTTTGAACAGTCATGGTGGCATGGATATTACGCTTTTGCAAAGCCATATAGAATCGGCAGTAATGTTTCAAGTAAAAATCCAACAGCAGGAACAGAAAATCATGCAAGTGGTACAGGAGCTGATACTGCAGATCCGGTTATAACAAGTTGGGGAGGAGCGTATAATGCTCAGCCGACAGCCGCCACATTCTATGGTTCAAGTACAAAGAAGGCATTACATGCCGGTCTTACATCATATAAAAACGGAGAAGTTTTTAAAATAAAGAAGTCAGCTACTGATACTGATTATGTAGAAGTTAGACAGGAAGTAATGCCTTCGACGGATGATCAGTACATATATGTAAAATATACTGTATACAATAACTACGGCAATCATATTGATCTTATGATTGGTAATGAGTCAGATACTATGCTTGGAGAATGGGATGATGTACCTATTTTTGTTACAAAACATGATAATACAGAAGGGGCAGAAGGTCTGCATTTCCACAATAAAGATCATGCTAATAATAATTCGTCACATGCTGTCTTTGATATAATTTCAAAAGGCAAAGGTATAGGTGGACAGGATGTCGGAATGCAAAGACGTGATGCAAATGATAAAAGCGAAAATAGAGTTTGGGCAGGAAGCTGGTCTAGTACAGCAGGAGTATATCATACAGATTGGGTATTTTCACAGAGCAGACCCGGATATGTAGGTGCCGGACGATATGGCACAGGCTCTGCTGGTGATACAGCAGCGGCGTTCTCAGCTTATTTTGACCTAGAACCACATGAAACAAAGACAACGATTTTTGCTTTGGCTATAAAACCATATGTTATATATGTTGATCCTGCCAATGGAAAAGACGATACAGGAACCGGATTTATGGGTTCTCCGGTGAAGTCAATAAAAAAGGCAATGGAAGTATTGTCAACTAAACCATATGATATCAAAAAAGCATATATATATATACAGGGAAATATAGATAATCAAGGAATTATAGATAATCAAAAAGAGACTATAGTGATTCCGGCAAATAGAGATATTACTATACAGACCGCAGACTATAAGCCACTGGCAAATGCAGCAACTATAAACTTTAATACAGTTCCATTGTATACTGATGATGCTCCTATACCGGAGACTAATACATTTACAATAAAAAGAGATGCTAACTTTACAGGAGCATTGTTTAAGGTGGAGAGTGATAGTTCAACATTGAACTTTTCCAATATAATTCTTGATGGAAATGGTGACAATGTCAAAGCGGCAGCCCCTATAGTAGAGTTATCGGCAGGTAATGTAAAACTGAAAGACAATACTACTATTCAAAACAGTAATGTAGCAAAGGGATTGAACAATGATATTTCTACTGTATCAGAGACTACACCAAAGGCTTCTGCTATAAGTGTAGAGGGTACAGGTGTTCTTACAATGGAGAGCAGTGTAAAGCCAATCTATATTAATAATAATACGGGCAACAGTTCAGGCAGTGATCCTAAGATTCCGGCTATAAATGTATCATCTACAGTAAATCCAACAGTTGCAAGTGCTACAGGAATAGGAGCAGTTAGAGCCAGAGCAATAAATGTTTCAGGCAATGTTAATGTAGTTAATAACGAAGATATACATACAGTAGTAGAAGCATATAAGGTTGATGCTGATGGAACAGAGGTTGCGGTGGCTTCAGTACCTACGGGTGCTACTGTTACTACAACACTTGTAGCTTCAACTACTACAGACCCTAACCCTAAGACTACTATAACAGATAAAACATCAACGACAGTGACTAAGGAAGAGCACAATGATAGCGCTACTACACCGGCAACTAAATATAAGTCTACAACTAAAGTTACTACATCTAAAGCTAATGTAAATCTTGATAAGAGTATGTTGTATGTGCCTAAGGGCAAAACACTTACAGGAAGTATAGGAGTAACAATTTCAGATGTTCCTAATACATCAGATGATAATGATGGTAGACCGGTACTAGACTTTGAAGGTAGAACTTCCGGATCAGCTGCACCATATTCTGCAAGTAATATTACTACTGATGGTGATGGTATTGATCCTAGAATGGGTATGGCAACTGCTAATGTGACTGATGGTACTGGTACAGTTTTAAGTATTCCACAGGTAGATAATTTGGTTTATTTAAGAGCTCAGAAGTACAATTTTACAGTGACCTATATAGATCCGGATGGCAATACGATACCTATTGCAAGCCTTACATCAGGTACAAATACTATTCCGGGAACTTTAGATGCTACAAACACATCTTCATATGCATTTAGGGCGGCATCCGGATCAGCCGTAAATATACCAATGCCAAGTTATACATTCAATGGAACACCAACTGTATTTGACAGTGCTACAGGTGCTTTTGGAACATTGACGGTGGTAACTACTGATCCGATTGCACCTGCTACTACACCTACTAAGGGAACTGTTATTGGAACGACTCCTAATACTCCTTTAGATATTGTCATTTCATTAAAGAAAAATGTAATGAATTATAAGTTTGATTCAAGAGGCGGTACAGCGGTAGCAGAAGTTGTATCTCCTGTAGGAACAATACCAGGTACAATGTCTACTCCTACAAAAGCAGGCTATACATTTACAGGATGGGTAAAGTACACAGATGCAAATAATAATGATGTATTTGATACAGGTGATACAGCCGGAGCAAATGTTGGTACAACTTATCCGGCTTCATCAACAGCAGATACATTCAAATTTTATGCTACCTGGACACCTGATGGAACGCTTTATCCAATAAGCACATATCACAAGAATGTAAACCCTGCATTAGCACTTACATTAGGTTCAGAAATAGACCCTGGATATGTTATTGAATCAGTTGTAGATAAAGATCACGCGATAGTTCCGGGATATATCTATAATTCAGGAAGTGCTACTCCTGTTTCAGCAGGTGAAGTAGAGCCAAATCCAGCAGTAACAGCTGGCGTATCTGAAGGACATTATCACATTTCAAGTATGCCTGCTTCAGCAGTTACTTTGAATTACAAGTACAGTGTTGATCCAAATGCAACATTTACATTTACTGTACGACACATAGATGCAATGGGTAATCTCCTTCCAGGAACTAATGTAGTAACTTCACAAAGAAGAGCAGAGCAGAGTATTACTGCAATGGCAGACAATTCAATAGCCGGTTATACTTATTCAACATACCATATAACATCAGGTGAAAACGATGGTGCAGCCGGAAGCTACGTACTTGGTCTAAATCACCAAGAGATAGTGGGAGGAACTCCAAAAACACCATACATTGTACGTAATGATACATCAACAGGAACTTTTGTGGCATATATGCCAAATCAGGATGTATCTATAGACTATATATATACAGCCGATGCGGGTATGAATTTGGTTAGAAGGTACTATGACAGATTTACTGATAAGATTATAACAAGTCAGGTAGAAGCATCTACACCTTCAGCTAATGTAGCAGCATCAATTCCTACATCAGGAAGTACAGATGGTGATAAGCTGTATGGTTATTTATGGGATACTTCATCAAATGTAGATATAGTAGATATTTCAAATTTAACAGGTCCGGTAAGTGTAGTTCATAATCCTTCAAATGGTGATTTGAGTGGTAGTATGCCTATTAGTGGAAATGGTGTTAGAGCTGACTACAAACTAAGTCATGATGCTTCTAAATGGAGAGATATCAACTTTACAGTAGCAAATACACCAAATAATAATGGTAGTGTGGATGCCCTACCTGTGGGAGCACCGACAAGCTTCTTAGCAAATGATGGAAGTATTGCCGGAAACACATATGCATATACATTTGATAAGCTAAAATCTGAAAACTATGTTCCGGGTGTTACACCAAACAGATACTATAAGTTTGATGGATGGTATCTGGATGCGGCAGCAACACAGCAGGTAAATGGAACAGATACATTCCCAACAGATACAGCACCACTTACACTTTATGCTAAGTTTGTAGAGGATCCAAGTCAGTGGTTTGATATAAACCTTGCAGCAGGAAGCAATGGTTCAATATCAGCTCCTGCAACACTTCATATTCCATATGATTATACATGGAGTCAGATAACAGGACAGTTGCCAACAGCCACACCTGTAGCAAACTACTTGTTTAACGGCTGGAAGGATTCAAACGGAGCTTTCATGCAGGGAACAAGCACACTTACAAACCATGCAACATATACAGCATTCTTTAGTCAGGATCCAAATGTATTTGGAGGTATAGGTTCTATCACTCCAACAGGACATATAGGAAATGACGGAAGTGGCGAGATAGTAATAGACGGTACAACACCCGGTAATGTATATGTTATCAGTGATCCGGATGGAAATATCGTAGCAGTAGTACCTGGGGATTCAGTAGGAAACAGAACAGTAGTTCCAAACCTCATCCCCGGAGCACATTACAATGTACAGGAAGGAAGTCCTGATACTCAGGCTACAGTAGGACAGCCTGTTTCAAGTGTTACAGGCACATCTGTATCAACACCACAGGATGTATATATTCCAACAGTAGATAATAACTACAATATAGGATACGATCCAGATAATGACGGTATGGCACAGATAGTTATAAATCCTGCAGATCCTGATGCAGACTATGCACTCATAGATGAGAATGGAAATGTAGTACAGTATCCGGGAAGTGACAATGGATGGATGACTCCGGTAGGAAGCAATCCTTCAACAGTTACTTTCAACAACTTAAATCCAAATGAAACTTACACAGTGGTGGCAAGAAAGAAGGGCGATAGCACTATTCCAAATCCACTTACAAAGCTTCCTGATGGAAATCAGATAATTGCAAATCCTGGTGATATGGCAGATGCACCTAAGTATGTCGTAGAAACCAAGGAAGGAAGCATTGTATCAGTAGGAACTACAAGTGTAGGAAATGACACATATGATGAAGCAAAAGCAGGAGAGGTAGTGGCAATTCATGCTGATCCTATAAATGCAAATGGCAAGAACTTCCTATATTGGCAGATACTTGCAGGAAGAGCAGTAGGAGTTAGCGGAAAGATAACACAGGCTGACTATACATTTACTCTTTCAAATTCAAATATTGTTTTAAAGGCTGTATACGAGCCAACTAAGGTGGCAGGAGATGATGCAGATCTTACAGAGACAATAAGAGGTGGAAGTGTTGGAGAGTTCGGACTTACTCCGGATCAGATACCTGGACTTGCACATGAACTGACAACACCACTTGACAGATCGCTTATCGGTACAAATGGTGCAACAGTAGAATATAAGGTAGTATTCAATAAGAGAGACGCAAAGACAAATGAGAAAACAGCTGTAAAACCGGTATCAGTTTCAGGTGTAGATCATCCGGATGCACATACCGTTGCATATGGACTTGATATCGAACTTGAGAGATATGTAAATGGAAGACTTGTAAACAATGGCATAATAGCAACAGCATCAAATGCAATGGTAGATGTGATAGCACAG is a window from the Lachnoanaerobaculum umeaense genome containing:
- a CDS encoding N-acetylmuramoyl-L-alanine amidase family protein; this encodes MKKKSIVGYAGLLAVSALCFFAFPATTHAAEGWNNSTGEWRYLDDTDSAVSDVWRKSGDTWYYLGEDGNMVRDTLLTIGDNTFYLKADGAMAANSWILTKDEDDEEGWYYFGADGKAYKGKEGRVYTREVNGKRYLFDENGVMLTGFFDAEGNAVEDDSPFKAAVYYFGDDGAMFTEHWLLYSQVGENPGYSELGQRNYSEYDEMWLYFGANGRKYVAKTTDQSKQREINGKAYLFDENGVMIPQLSLTNANIRATASNAKVKYGSLDTDGELKDDYWTFTVPNEEMSQEDYDTGERSWFRTRKDGSVIKDRIATVLGRRYAFDEIGRMQTGFVVMLEDGSFGIRFDVDEWSKEDFLDDAATTPIAAIDRGSLYLFGTDELNDGSMITGEVTVSLRDTNAVFGFRDNGKAIGAKCTLVKSDGKFYFNGLRLDADADLKYGIVKDTRTGHGEYVVVGTDGKVVKGNKILRDGEGNWIIVSNSKFVARVSDGDRPRKKNGKFYHYDSTAERHNRWGAEITYATDGAYNLDSDFVLFDR
- a CDS encoding InlB B-repeat-containing protein — its product is MKKNNLMRKVKQLTAGLLTSAMVLTGAPFGNFVARAATELQPNTELSTQGAAPRGVSVNPNNNNYTFGSSATTAYAFGKATALYTFPISYGGGVVVPTNLPIHGGTNSGYGTAGGEDPFTFNIAAITDEAYRLNWSRGYYSDTASTKAEAKDTVEFPTLKSAFEQSWWHGYYAFAKPYRIGSNVSSKNPTAGTENHASGTGADTADPVITSWGGAYNAQPTAATFYGSSTKKALHAGLTSYKNGEVFKIKKSATDTDYVEVRQEVMPSTDDQYIYVKYTVYNNYGNHIDLMIGNESDTMLGEWDDVPIFVTKHDNTEGAEGLHFHNKDHANNNSSHAVFDIISKGKGIGGQDVGMQRRDANDKSENRVWAGSWSSTAGVYHTDWVFSQSRPGYVGAGRYGTGSAGDTAAAFSAYFDLEPHETKTTIFALAIKPYVIYVDPANGKDDTGTGFMGSPVKSIKKAMEVLSTKPYDIKKAYIYIQGNIDNQGIIDNQKETIVIPANRDITIQTADYKPLANAATINFNTVPLYTDDAPIPETNTFTIKRDANFTGALFKVESDSSTLNFSNIILDGNGDNVKAAAPIVELSAGNVKLKDNTTIQNSNVAKGLNNDISTVSETTPKASAISVEGTGVLTMESSVKPIYINNNTGNSSGSDPKIPAINVSSTVNPTVASATGIGAVRARAINVSGNVNVVNNEDIHTVVEAYKVDADGTEVAVASVPTGATVTTTLVASTTTDPNPKTTITDKTSTTVTKEEHNDSATTPATKYKSTTKVTTSKANVNLDKSMLYVPKGKTLTGSIGVTISDVPNTSDDNDGRPVLDFEGRTSGSAAPYSASNITTDGDGIDPRMGMATANVTDGTGTVLSIPQVDNLVYLRAQKYNFTVTYIDPDGNTIPIASLTSGTNTIPGTLDATNTSSYAFRAASGSAVNIPMPSYTFNGTPTVFDSATGAFGTLTVVTTDPIAPATTPTKGTVIGTTPNTPLDIVISLKKNVMNYKFDSRGGTAVAEVVSPVGTIPGTMSTPTKAGYTFTGWVKYTDANNNDVFDTGDTAGANVGTTYPASSTADTFKFYATWTPDGTLYPISTYHKNVNPALALTLGSEIDPGYVIESVVDKDHAIVPGYIYNSGSATPVSAGEVEPNPAVTAGVSEGHYHISSMPASAVTLNYKYSVDPNATFTFTVRHIDAMGNLLPGTNVVTSQRRAEQSITAMADNSIAGYTYSTYHITSGENDGAAGSYVLGLNHQEIVGGTPKTPYIVRNDTSTGTFVAYMPNQDVSIDYIYTADAGMNLVRRYYDRFTDKIITSQVEASTPSANVAASIPTSGSTDGDKLYGYLWDTSSNVDIVDISNLTGPVSVVHNPSNGDLSGSMPISGNGVRADYKLSHDASKWRDINFTVANTPNNNGSVDALPVGAPTSFLANDGSIAGNTYAYTFDKLKSENYVPGVTPNRYYKFDGWYLDAAATQQVNGTDTFPTDTAPLTLYAKFVEDPSQWFDINLAAGSNGSISAPATLHIPYDYTWSQITGQLPTATPVANYLFNGWKDSNGAFMQGTSTLTNHATYTAFFSQDPNVFGGIGSITPTGHIGNDGSGEIVIDGTTPGNVYVISDPDGNIVAVVPGDSVGNRTVVPNLIPGAHYNVQEGSPDTQATVGQPVSSVTGTSVSTPQDVYIPTVDNNYNIGYDPDNDGMAQIVINPADPDADYALIDENGNVVQYPGSDNGWMTPVGSNPSTVTFNNLNPNETYTVVARKKGDSTIPNPLTKLPDGNQIIANPGDMADAPKYVVETKEGSIVSVGTTSVGNDTYDEAKAGEVVAIHADPINANGKNFLYWQILAGRAVGVSGKITQADYTFTLSNSNIVLKAVYEPTKVAGDDADLTETIRGGSVGEFGLTPDQIPGLAHELTTPLDRSLIGTNGATVEYKVVFNKRDAKTNEKTAVKPVSVSGVDHPDAHTVAYGLDIELERYVNGRLVNNGIIATASNAMVDVIAQLPAEDVDQLDYQLFDVTPDSLGNITPIEVTMTTDVANNAGLIKFTGNLKHSYVLVYSKTFKVTFVDNKPVLNHLYLNDTSRNFYKKFKVRRKENVEDSYYSTDYDVVTAYAQNDVANGLVTPFEDIYGVQYDYVNWSKKEDKLSVYDTTSPVTKKTVVYAFYTDNRKEVAQARVDLGDTIEEAKLLTGDPYLKVAEVAEINEAIAHALETLRQARDLVSPDGTTYLRQANYAELQQAIDALRRLIDKYSNTSTGRAGERNRRTGGASGGGNSSSGRGSKLLTPGEKSTQSTAINENSNTRSFVLGMDGNWERNSVTGGWSFVLNGGTPINDMWGMIVFNDEAGNKIYRWYYFDARSTMATGWVYDSKNGNWYYMNTTEGPELGQMVKGWVKDTNTNKWYYMNDNTGILDTGWHLDKQDGRWYYLNQNGEMLTGWQNIDGKWYYFNTNTPQDTYTWDANAFKWNYLNNSARPYGSMYAGEKTPDGYSVDANGIWN